The following are encoded in a window of Miltoncostaea marina genomic DNA:
- the metE gene encoding 5-methyltetrahydropteroyltriglutamate--homocysteine S-methyltransferase — MARTAVLGLPRMGPDRELKFALESYWAGRIAEPELQETAAALRAASWRRAASAGIDVIPADHSLYDHVLDVAMALDAIPERFGGPGAGGLDVRFAMARGGPGARPLEMTKWFDTNYHYLVPELADGQRFRARPDHWVAQIDQARALGVAVRPVLLGPYSFVRLAKGLRRPLDALAALTPVYAELLAALADAGASEVQIDEPCLALDVADEERDAAAAAVAALAGVAPVCLTTYFAQPDAETVRRLAEAGVAELHLDLVRGPGALEPALAALADGGTRVSLGVLDGRNVWAADLDRALAPIDAAVAAVGDDRVTIATSCSLMHVPWEAARERAIPPEVRDWLAFAAERMDELATLARAVAAPDGRDALLEPSRARCAARRASPRANDPGVRARAAAVGVADHDRPATLERRRAVQRARLRLPELPTTTIGSFPQTDEIRAARRDLRAGRLDPARYEAFLRERVAEVVAAQEELGLDVLVHGEPERGDMVEYFGAQMGGFAFSDHGWVQSYGSRCVKPPILYGDVSRPAPMTVDWWRFAQSLTARPVKGMLTGPVTILQWSFVRDDQPRAETCRQIALAVQDEARDLEAAGAAVIQVDEAALREGLPLRAAEQDDYLRWAVDCFRLTTAPLRPETQVHTHMCYSEFNGIMEHVARLDADVVSIEASRSAMEVLDAFAEVDHPGDVGPGVYDIHSPRVPSRDEIEALLERAEARIGRDRLWVNPDCGLKTRRWEEAREALAGMVAAAARRRTAARA, encoded by the coding sequence ATGGCACGCACCGCCGTTCTCGGGCTCCCCCGCATGGGGCCCGACCGCGAGCTCAAGTTCGCCCTGGAGTCGTACTGGGCCGGCCGCATCGCCGAGCCCGAGCTGCAGGAGACCGCCGCCGCGCTGCGCGCGGCGTCCTGGCGCAGGGCCGCCTCGGCCGGGATCGACGTGATTCCCGCTGACCACAGCCTCTACGACCACGTCCTCGACGTCGCGATGGCGCTCGACGCCATCCCGGAGCGCTTCGGCGGCCCCGGCGCCGGCGGCCTGGACGTGCGCTTCGCGATGGCCCGGGGCGGCCCCGGGGCGCGGCCGCTGGAGATGACCAAGTGGTTCGACACCAACTACCACTACCTCGTCCCCGAGCTCGCCGACGGGCAGCGCTTCCGCGCCCGCCCGGACCATTGGGTCGCCCAGATCGATCAGGCACGCGCCCTCGGCGTGGCGGTGCGGCCGGTGCTGCTCGGGCCGTACAGCTTCGTGCGGCTCGCGAAGGGGCTGCGCCGGCCGCTCGACGCGCTCGCCGCGCTCACGCCGGTCTACGCGGAGCTGCTCGCCGCCCTCGCCGACGCGGGCGCCAGCGAGGTGCAGATCGACGAACCGTGCCTGGCGCTCGACGTCGCCGACGAGGAGCGCGACGCCGCCGCGGCGGCCGTGGCGGCGCTCGCCGGCGTCGCGCCCGTCTGCCTGACGACCTACTTCGCCCAGCCCGACGCGGAGACCGTCCGCCGCCTGGCGGAGGCGGGGGTGGCCGAGCTGCACCTCGACCTGGTGCGGGGCCCCGGCGCGCTCGAGCCGGCCCTCGCCGCGCTCGCGGACGGCGGGACGCGGGTGTCGCTCGGGGTCCTCGACGGTCGCAACGTGTGGGCGGCCGATCTCGACCGGGCCCTCGCCCCGATCGACGCCGCGGTCGCGGCGGTCGGCGACGACCGGGTCACGATCGCGACATCGTGCTCGCTGATGCACGTGCCCTGGGAGGCGGCGCGCGAGCGCGCCATCCCGCCCGAGGTGCGCGACTGGCTCGCCTTCGCCGCCGAGCGCATGGACGAGCTGGCGACGCTGGCGCGGGCCGTCGCGGCGCCGGACGGCAGGGACGCGCTGCTCGAGCCCTCGCGGGCGCGATGCGCGGCGCGCCGCGCATCGCCGCGCGCCAACGATCCCGGGGTGCGGGCGCGGGCCGCCGCCGTCGGGGTCGCCGACCACGACCGGCCGGCGACGCTCGAGCGCCGCCGCGCGGTGCAGCGCGCGCGGCTGCGGCTGCCGGAGCTGCCGACCACGACGATCGGCTCGTTCCCCCAGACCGACGAGATCCGCGCCGCCCGGCGCGATCTGCGCGCGGGGCGCCTCGACCCCGCGAGGTACGAGGCCTTCCTGCGCGAGCGGGTGGCGGAGGTCGTGGCCGCCCAGGAGGAGCTCGGGCTCGACGTGCTGGTGCACGGGGAGCCCGAGCGCGGCGACATGGTCGAGTACTTCGGAGCGCAGATGGGCGGCTTCGCCTTCTCCGACCACGGATGGGTGCAGTCCTACGGCAGCCGGTGCGTCAAGCCGCCGATCCTCTACGGCGACGTCTCGCGGCCGGCGCCCATGACCGTGGACTGGTGGCGGTTCGCCCAGTCGCTCACCGCGCGCCCGGTGAAGGGGATGCTGACGGGTCCGGTCACGATCCTGCAGTGGTCGTTCGTGCGCGACGACCAGCCGCGCGCCGAGACGTGCCGTCAGATCGCCCTCGCCGTGCAGGACGAGGCGCGCGACCTCGAGGCGGCCGGCGCGGCGGTCATCCAGGTGGACGAGGCCGCCCTGCGCGAGGGCCTGCCCCTGCGCGCCGCCGAGCAGGACGACTACCTGCGGTGGGCGGTCGACTGCTTCCGCCTCACCACCGCCCCGCTGCGCCCGGAGACCCAGGTGCACACGCACATGTGCTACTCGGAGTTCAACGGGATCATGGAGCACGTCGCGCGACTCGACGCCGACGTGGTCTCGATCGAGGCCTCGCGCTCGGCGATGGAGGTGCTCGACGCGTTCGCCGAGGTGGACCACCCGGGCGACGTGGGACCGGGCGTCTACGACATCCACTCCCCGCGGGTGCCCTCCCGCGACGAGATCGAGGCGCTCCTGGAGCGCGCGGAGGCCCGTATCGGCCGCGACCGCCTCTGGGTCAATCCCGA
- a CDS encoding helix-turn-helix domain-containing protein, protein MDDGDIDLRALGERLRALRADRGASLGEMAQETGLSSSFLSLVENGRSDISTGRLLRVARFLGVGIAELLEEEPPGLTVVRAQDRRPAEAYAGGLSVVPLVDGAEAASMAATVCEYDVGAHVADLPAMEGAEHFVFVTDGRIEIALAQGGPVALGAGDSAYIRSLAAGSVRNLADRRSVAVWVSSPPVTARARATLLPGPATG, encoded by the coding sequence GTGGACGACGGCGACATCGACCTCCGGGCCCTCGGCGAGCGCCTGCGAGCGCTGCGTGCCGACCGCGGCGCGTCACTCGGGGAGATGGCGCAGGAGACCGGGCTGTCGAGCTCGTTCCTGTCGCTCGTGGAGAACGGCCGCAGCGACATCAGCACCGGCCGCCTCCTGCGGGTGGCGAGGTTCCTCGGGGTGGGGATCGCCGAGCTGCTCGAGGAGGAGCCGCCCGGCCTGACGGTGGTGCGGGCGCAGGACCGGCGGCCGGCGGAGGCGTACGCCGGCGGCCTCAGCGTGGTGCCGCTCGTCGACGGCGCCGAGGCGGCCAGCATGGCCGCCACGGTCTGCGAGTACGACGTCGGCGCGCACGTGGCGGACCTGCCCGCGATGGAGGGCGCCGAGCACTTCGTGTTCGTGACGGACGGCCGGATCGAGATCGCCCTGGCCCAGGGCGGGCCGGTGGCGCTCGGGGCGGGCGACTCCGCGTACATCCGCTCGCTCGCCGCCGGCAGCGTCCGCAACCTGGCCGACCGGCGCTCCGTCGCCGTCTGGGTGTCCAGCCCGCCGGTGACGGCGCGGGCCCGGGCGACGCTGCTGCCCGGGCCCGCCACCGGCTAG